GCGTTGACTCGCGCTCAGCCAATCCCGCGTGAACTCGTCATATGCTTTGAAATTCTCGAACTGATCCCAGCCGTCGTTGACCGCGTCGACTTTGGTGAGGTTGGGACGATGCAACTCGTTGCGCAGTTGCAAGTTATACGGCGGGTCGGCGAAGATCACATCCACCGAGTTCGCGGGGAGCGAGCGGAGGACTTCAACGCAATCGCCGCGTAGGATTTGGTCGAGGGGGAGATGAGCCACGGGTCGAATTATACCGTCATCGCTTATTCAGATTTCAGTATGAACGCTACTCTATGGCAAAGTTGGATTATTTCCCTATTAAATAGCCCAAGCTGTCTGTTCGCTCCCGCATCCAACCCGTTAGTCCACTTTGAATGCGAACCTGCCACCACGTTCCATTGTGTGCGCAGGCAGGACCGCCAATAATTGTGAGAGTTGTTCCCTTTTCCACTTTCGATATGCTGTTTTCGTAATACTCCAGTGGGACGATAGGCGCTGTTCGCAAATTGACTTTTTCCCAAATGACTTTAGCGCGATCGCCTACTTTAAGCTTTACGTAACTCAAATCATCGCACCAATACTTTTGCGTTGAAGTTTGAGAGGATGTGGAACCCAGAACTGGCGCTTTTGTATTTGGCGGGGTAGAAGACGTGAGAACGATGGTGTAGGTAACACGAATCGCGCCATCGTTTGATGTTATGGTATTTGTCTCGTTGGTTGCCCAACCATCTTTTCTACTTAAGTAAACGCCTTGCGATCCAATAATATCTGCTTTCTGAACCCATTCCTTGAGTTTGCCGCTCAGAAAACTGTACAGTACACTCGCAACAAATGTAAAAGGGCTGCTTTTTGTGAGTAATGTAACCCCCAATTTCTCAGCGCCCTTTTTTGCTACTGATCCAAGCGCCTTTCCAAGACCTGCAGATGCCGCCTCATAAGAAAGGTCTGCTGGTAATGACGATTTGTCCTCGTCCACAGCCATGATCGTGATGTAGACCCCGTCTGATACTTTGGATTCGTCAAAACTGACTGCCAGTAGGCAAGGGGCTTGAACCGTATCTCCTTTGCGAACTTTCAGCGGTTTATCCCCCGGACAGAACATGCCACTCGATTTGCCGGATGTATCGGCCGCCAGGATGATTAGGCGAAATTCCCCGGGGCCGGTTACGTCCCCTACGTTTGCTAGAAATTTGATTTCATCAATATACAAATTGACAAAATTAATATTGTCACTTTTTTCCTGTGATAAATCAAATTGGGTTTGTGTCTTATATTCTGATGAAGTTCCTCCGTAAGGCAGTGTCGTCGCCAAGACTAAAAACGAAAAAATGAAACGTAGCCTGAGCATGGTTGCCTCCTTGCGTTCGTATATCAAAGTTTTTCGTGCGCCTGTAATAAGCAATGAACGAATCCTACCCAAGAATCCCCGTCTGGACAAGGCGGAATTGGTTACGCCTTCGATAACGCAATCCCTCCGAGGCGCGCTCATCGGCAGGCAATGCCTCGCCGAGCTGTTTGCGGGAATTATGCAAGCGATTCCAAGCATCCCCTCACTATGAGAAGAGTTATTTCAACCAACTCTGCTCGATGGATTTGGCTTGTTCAGCAAAGTAATTCTTCACGGCATCCCACGATACAATCTGTAAAAGTATCGGATCGGGATCGTGCTCGGCGCTCTCGAAATAAACCAGGCGTTTTGTAACTTGAACTTCAAAGTCGCGAACGGACGGATATTTTTTAGGAGCAAGGTCGAGCAATCTTTTCAGGGGAATATTTTGCGAAATAAAATAGAGGTCATAAAAATCTTTGCGGTTTGCTCTCGATAAAATGGCGTCCATTTTCATCAAGGCAATGTCTTCGATGGAGGCGATGCGGAGATTCTCGTCCTCCACCAGCGGATTTAATAGAGTGTATCCATACCCGAAGAATCCAACACGAACATTTTTTACAACAAAAACCAGATTCCCCCAAGATGTATCTGACAATTCGGGTTTCAATGGAGCGAGCGCGTCTTCAAGGGTGTTGCGGATGGACGGGATATCTTCGGTTGGCGAGAAGAGGTCGATGTCAATAGATCGGCGATGCCCCAGTTGAAGCGCGAGAGCAGTGCCGCCCGCGAGATAGAAGCGATTCCCGATCCTGCTAGTGAAAAACTCGCGCAGTACCATGCGCATTTCTTCTGTAACAGTATCCCAAAAGAGCGCTGTCATTTTTCAGCGCTTAAAACAAGAGTCCAGAAGTTGAGATGCGGCTGGGGGAGCCTTTCGCCGCCGAAGCGGTTGATCCATAAAACGATCTGCTCCCGCGAATAGACGGTGAACAGCCATTTGATCTCAGCGCGGTTCCCAAATTGCAAGACGCGCTCGATGATGGTGTGCGAATCCTTTTCAGGGACGAGTTTGGCGATGTCGTATTCCTGAAAGAACGGGGCGAGGGAGGAGGGGATGGCGGTCATGGGATGCAATTGCTACGCGGAATCTGGCTGGGATATAGGCGGCTTACGATTTGTTATTCTGGTCTTTCCGCTTCTGCGCTTCGTTGAATGCCGCGCCAACGACAACGGCTTCTTGGCTTCGGGCGTGGAAGTTTTTTGCTCTTCGATCATAGTAGTTTCCTTTTAGGTAATAAATCGCCTGTTTGCCAGAGCGGTTTGCTAATCTGAGAACAAACAACTTTATTTCAGTCGACTCTTCATCTCCTGCAAATGGGCTAGGATATCAGGATTGAAATCGAATTTGCCCGCATGGGGTAGGGCGTCGTTGAGGATGCGTTCCAGTTCAACGGCGCTGATCTGGTTGTGCCGAATCAGGAAAACGAGATCATCCAAATCACGATCACTGCCTCGATCTAGCTTGCTGAGCGCAATGCTATATGGATCGAAAATAAAGACATCAACCTTCCCAAATTGACCGATGTGAATACTGCGTTGCTCATTTCCTTCTGGCAAGGGCACGAATCGCTCGATTGGGACTGGCTCCGTATCCAACCCCAGTTCGTTTGCAACTTCCTCGATGGCAATTTGAAAAGCGTCTTTTTGTAGGTCGTCGCCTACGTAATCAATGTCGAGTGTTTCGCGCGAACTTCCGAGAAGGATTAATGCGCTGCCGCCAAGCAGGTGAAGGGTCGCTGGCTTGGGGTAGCGCATTCCCAACCGCTGGAGAAAGTCATGGATAGCCTGCTTGGATACCGTCTTCATTTGAACTTTTCCATATACTTGACCAGACGCTCTGCGCCATGTTCATACGTTTCAAGCCAGTTAATGCGCTGTCCGCTTAGGACTTGATGTCGCTTTGCCAATCTCACAAGTGCGTCGTTTGGATTTGAATCCAGCGAGACGTCTAATAGTCTTGAAAATAAATCGGGTAGTTGTATATGTTCTCCAAAGATTCTAATCAATCGCTCTCTGTACTTTCGTTGAAGCAGAACGGCGGCTGTATAGTAAAAGCGAAGGTACAGTTGACTCGGCTGTGATGAAAGCGTTTCGTCTGCTTTTTTTGCATCGCCGAA
This is a stretch of genomic DNA from Candidatus Defluviilinea gracilis. It encodes these proteins:
- a CDS encoding nucleotidyl transferase AbiEii/AbiGii toxin family protein, translating into MTALFWDTVTEEMRMVLREFFTSRIGNRFYLAGGTALALQLGHRRSIDIDLFSPTEDIPSIRNTLEDALAPLKPELSDTSWGNLVFVVKNVRVGFFGYGYTLLNPLVEDENLRIASIEDIALMKMDAILSRANRKDFYDLYFISQNIPLKRLLDLAPKKYPSVRDFEVQVTKRLVYFESAEHDPDPILLQIVSWDAVKNYFAEQAKSIEQSWLK
- a CDS encoding SH3 domain-containing protein, with amino-acid sequence MLRLRFIFSFLVLATTLPYGGTSSEYKTQTQFDLSQEKSDNINFVNLYIDEIKFLANVGDVTGPGEFRLIILAADTSGKSSGMFCPGDKPLKVRKGDTVQAPCLLAVSFDESKVSDGVYITIMAVDEDKSSLPADLSYEAASAGLGKALGSVAKKGAEKLGVTLLTKSSPFTFVASVLYSFLSGKLKEWVQKADIIGSQGVYLSRKDGWATNETNTITSNDGAIRVTYTIVLTSSTPPNTKAPVLGSTSSQTSTQKYWCDDLSYVKLKVGDRAKVIWEKVNLRTAPIVPLEYYENSISKVEKGTTLTIIGGPACAHNGTWWQVRIQSGLTGWMRERTDSLGYLIGK